taataatcaaaaactacccaaaaatacccctaagtaggtacttttcaaaaattcatatttcgaaacgcagagtgttggaaaaaaaatccgtataagacacctaatttttttttcctttatctTTCACCTGgtacctttagaattgtcaaaaaaaatttccctacccataatcaacattttgtcatacccacaacacctgatcaacgttcaaacaaaacgttatagcggagtttaaaaattttttagaatttttcttaaatttagttATCCTTAATCAGTCTtctctatctataacaaaaagaatcaactctctacgaccacgcgtttagattttagcccaaatttcatctttccgttttacccctgtttatcctattaaatgacggaattttaaaaaatccttcatttggattaggctttattattattattattattattatctttcaaataagctttaggagatttttgtatctcgaatagtttatttttaattttgaatttaaattttttgccgcactgcgaaagtgcgagagtgtaacgctagaaaatggcgtcacttttttgtggtggctctTAAATAAGCCTTAATTGATCCATAGAACAAAAATTGACAGTATTTCTGATCGCAAGGTAAAATAACGTTTTGTGTACTTCCactgtaacgggtgtgacacacaTGTATAACTGCAGTTACTTcatttaaggtattttttgctttatttagttgtaaatataaatttttaaaataacatttgaacTGCCTGCCTTATACCGTCCCAACCTTTTAAGATCGTAtaacgggtgtgacgttagaAATTCGATTCATTAATTTAGAAGACTTTTACAAGCCTTGTTGTAAAATAAGCAACttgaaatatgtataaaatCAAGTTCGTTCTCTTATTTGATGGCCAAAATATGAGTATACTATACTCAACGATTTTTGAGAAgtctatgaaattttttttcaaacattcaaTACATTATGGAATAGTTGAAGGAATCAGccaaattgattgaaaaaaaaagaataattataagatttttttcatcttttggGAACATTTAGGAtgttaggggagagtggggctaaatgtaacaggggtaagaattaacagctaaaaaaagcgatgttcctttcaatattaagaaacgcgtaaaggagaaaaatgctcaatttttgcatatctaccggcacattttcttcagatgaagattagacgacagggtgagaagttacactagtggtgcccaaaaaatgcatgtttgtaacttttttttttaattttatttttggtctacctctttacccgaaaaagatagagtgctaagtgtttttttgttatatgcaactgtgttttggctcaaattgcgtgtatatgttatgtctatatcagtttcgctttttttttaaattgattttatgtgccaaatttcatgctggggctagttgtaacatttttccggggcaagttgtaccatgtaaaaacctaccgatactgaaaaaattgtttacctaatataattaacaaccctgaatatgaatgcttgtaattgaatttgtatttattttgaaattggaaacacatttttgaaccaccacttgaattcataaagcttataaaacaatttatgaattcgaataacttttatttaagactactgtcaaattttctctggaaatcttggatttgctccactttttacaaatttgcaccaatatttcatgactgaggtttgtttttattgttattatttaaaaataaataaatataaacaaataaaggtatttttctcttatttttagttcttggtacaacctaccccggtatgtgttacactttgccccgtatgtggggtaagttgaaacaacacgattttttttttggaagctttatttttcaacattaccgttatgttttgctaaatttttatgatggatcttggagctaaaacatgggtccttaatttaaaaaaggtctggttgacccactttcaaacttgtaggagaaccatcgattttagaaaaaagtgttacatttggccccactctcccctacagtAGGTCGTGGTCTCCTCTATCGTCATCAATGTTTTTGAATTtgcctcttaaaaaaaaatcgtagtgGCATCATGTTTTACACAACCTAAATAATATTGtactgtacagaaaaaaataaaacaaaattagtttttagcgtTCTAGTTAAAGAATTAgtgacaaatttttaaaaattttcatcggtcataatcatGTGGGAAATAGTGACGGAGTTATGCACGACAGAGTTATGTGcgtcaaagttatgaaaaaccgatgttatgaaaaaccaaagttatgaaaaaccagaggTATGAAAGCCAAACCTATAGAACGTGGATTTCGGGCTAGCAACCATTGAGAGGAACGATATACAAGATGATTTAGAAGGAATATACAAAAAAGCAAGAGCGTGTGGGTTGggtcaagacaagaaaaaaaaattagccgggagggcaattttctaaaaaaaattgacttaatttggaaatacaaattattaaaaatcaacgattacaccaacaataacgtgctatacgtTTTTGCTAAGCCAAAAACTttgttgtttattatattttctaaTGAAGCCGTTTAAATaactagtttttgaaaattcaatttacaaaatcaaagttttgaaaaaaaaaaataatgaattattACCTATTAAGTACCTTTATAGCATTAAAGAGTTTCAATTATAAATATTTGGTGATATAATTTTTCGTTATTTGCGGAAACTATTCACTCGTAGTTTGTCATCAAAaactgattataaaaaaaaaaaaaatattttttgtggtgTCTTCAATTTAGGATAACGCTGCTAGACCATCATAAGCTGCTTAAAAATTAGAACTACACTTAGTCTACGTATTTTATACACCAAAGTTCCTTGCGTGGAGTtgttaaataagaaaaatcagacggaattaaaaaaaaaacagaaaataaaagaaagaaatttttttaggacTCAGTTCATACGAACCTCTTCTAAcagtaaataaattattgaaatacTGTCGAAATGAGTCATTTCGCTTAAAACACAGTTATTTCTAATAAATGATAGCCAAAAGTGGAAAGCTCGTATTTTAATTTTCGATCTGAGAGCAAAAACGTATtactataaatttattatttttgtttgttgatattgcgtttttatcttcaaaatatttttccttttttttttatagaaattaacAGATTTTgtcaagcaaaaaaaacacttttttaatcaTGCAATTATACAGCTTTGCATAAACTTTCAAGAATCCTTTTGAATGATGATTTTTGAATTGAGTTGATTGTTGCCAAACCTGGCAACGCCTATTGTGCGGCTAGAAGCTAAGCTGCTGGCAATTGTCAAAAAAAGTTGACCGCCGCCATCTTGTTTCCGGATTTCACTATTTTTGCCACGAGTCATTCTTTCTTCTTCACCACCGCCATAGTTGCGCACCGTAAAAAACACACTAAATTGTAAGAAAATCTTaagtataataattttaaagtatttaatatagtataaaattatgaattataTTGAATTATGAATATATATTATACCTATAttttaggaataaaagtttCTTATCCAAAAAAGAGAAATCTAACAATTTATTACCACGGGCAGTCGCAACAttcttttattcaatttatgGAGACCAAACGATAGAAGTTGGATTCGCTTGTTACCTTGGGAATCGCTAGCCTTCGTTTGTAATAACGAAATTGGATTAGCAAGCTCCTTCATTCAACAGTTTTTCCAAGAATTGCTATCCtttgtttgtaaaaacaaaGTTGGATTAGCAAGCTCCGTATACCAACAGAATAGCTAGCCTTCGTTTATAAAAAGGAAGTTGGATTAGCGCACGCCATCCAACACCAATTTTCCAAGAATCGCTAGCCTTCGTTTGTATAAAACGAAGTTGGACTAGCGCCCAGCATCAAACCAATCCAGCCAACGTCACAAGCATCGATTCCCTCAGCAACGAGTATTCATCGCAAGCAACGAGTGAATCATCGCAAGCATCGAATCTTACATTGCCCCAGACGCTAACGCCTATTGCAACGATTCCTTCACCGCCAGCAACGAGTGTTCAACGCAAGCACCGAGTGAATCACCGCCAGCATCAAATCCTTCATCGCCTCCGACGTCAATGCTAATCAACGAAGTTATCAAGAACATAAGGTAAGTCCAAGTAGAAAACgtagtatttttattataatcctCTACCTCTGCGTACCTTTATAAAAGCTCAGTacctatatacatttttatatcgTAAAGAAAAATGGGGGATAAAGAAGAATTTAATTGTAAGTCATGTACCAACGCCGATAATGAAGATATGGTCCAGTGCGATAGTTGTAACGACTGGCACCATTTCGAATGTGTAGGTGCGAACGCGGACATTGAGGACAAAGATTGGTACTGTCCTAAATGTATACAATTGAGCACCGAAAACCCCGGAGGTGCACCACTGCCGAACCCCGAATTAGCTTCCCAAACAAATGAACCTGTTGATCCTAATGCAAACGATCAAGATAGTATGTCTGGTGTTAATAAATCACGTCCAATGACTTCTAATAAACGTAGAGCATCAATGGTGAAACAACGTGCACTTATCCTCGAACAATTAGAAGAGGAAAGACGCTTAAAAGAGCAGAGGGATCAAGAGTACAtcgaaaaaaagtatacaatgtTACGCCAATTAGAAATCGATACGTCTGATAGCGACACCGGGGAAAGCCATATAGAGAAtggaaataaaaaaccaaatgcTTTCGCTCACGAGCGTGGCTCAACTCCAGTGTCACACGCTGGAAGGCCTAAGTCCACAACTGTGCATTTAATTAATCAATCAACTATACGACCAGAGTCTGGAACCGTCCCTAATACCAACGTTACATACCAACATGGTAATTTGACCAAAGCAACAGCGAATGCGACCTTGACTGTCACATCCAATACTACAAGTGGGTCTAATTCTCTTACATACAGTGTTCCAATGCTCCATACAAACCCATATGCATCGTGTAGTCTTTCAATGAACCCACCGATTCAATCTACAAAATTGACAAACACTTACACCTCTTACAGTAACCCAGCCACAAAGACGGCTGACACAGCATCCCCTTTAGACAATGCAACAGTCAATAACGCGACAGCATCTAACTATTTTATGCCGGTTATGCGTACTGAGGAGTTCGTACCTACAAAGGCGCAAATGGCAGCACGACATGTAATGGTCAAGGGACAAGTTCTTTTTAGTGGTCGCCCAGAGGATTGGCCAATGTTTATCAGCTGGTACAACAGTACAACGCTTGCGTGTGGATATACAAACTCGGACAATcttcagagactgcaaagttgTTTAAAAGGTGAAgctttggaaaatgttaaattcAGATTGTTCATTCCGGATCAAGTTCCTGGAGTCATTAACACCCTTACTCGTTTATATGGCCGCTCCGATGTCATCATTGACAGCTTAGTTGATAAAATGCGTAATGAGCCACCAATACGAGAAGATAAGCTTCAATCGATAATTAAGTTTTCTCTGACAATTGAAAATATATGTGGTGTTATGATGGCAACAGGTTTACACAAACATCTGGCCGACCCAAGCCTGCTAAGAGAACTTGTAGATAAACTACCACCGATCCTTCGTTTGGATTGGGGACACTACTCTAGAACCGTAAGCGACGTCGATATCTCGGTTTATAGTTCATGGTTGGCAGATAAGGCGTATTCTGCTTCcatagttactccactaaatagCATTAAGGCAATAAATAAACCAGGGAAGAGTTCATCTAGAGCACTGCTAAACATTCATCAAAAATCTTCAAGTACAAATGAACTTAACTGCCTTATTTGCCAACAGGATTGCAGAACTGTAGAGCATTGTGAGGAATTCGCAAATATGAACCTCAAAGAAAGATGGGATGCTGTTAAACGGTCTTCGATTTGCAGAACCTGTCTCCGAGCTCACGGAAGAAAAAGATGCTACATAGACAAAGCGTGCGGCATAAACGGCTGCATTTACAAACACCATAAAATGCTCCATAATGCTGCAAATGACCATAGAGAACAGATGACAGTTAGCCAGCAAACAAATCTATTTCATAAAAACTACTATACAAGCATTCTCTTCAAAATAGTTCCAGTCGTACTCTACAATaacaataaagaaataa
This DNA window, taken from Episyrphus balteatus chromosome 2, idEpiBalt1.1, whole genome shotgun sequence, encodes the following:
- the LOC129909789 gene encoding uncharacterized protein LOC129909789; translation: MGDKEEFNCKSCTNADNEDMVQCDSCNDWHHFECVGANADIEDKDWYCPKCIQLSTENPGGAPLPNPELASQTNEPVDPNANDQDSMSGVNKSRPMTSNKRRASMVKQRALILEQLEEERRLKEQRDQEYIEKKYTMLRQLEIDTSDSDTGESHIENGNKKPNAFAHERGSTPVSHAGRPKSTTVHLINQSTIRPESGTVPNTNVTYQHGNLTKATANATLTVTSNTTSGSNSLTYSVPMLHTNPYASCSLSMNPPIQSTKLTNTYTSYSNPATKTADTASPLDNATVNNATASNYFMPVMRTEEFVPTKAQMAARHVMVKGQVLFSGRPEDWPMFISWYNSTTLACGYTNSDNLQRLQSCLKGEALENVKFRLFIPDQVPGVINTLTRLYGRSDVIIDSLVDKMRNEPPIREDKLQSIIKFSLTIENICGVMMATGLHKHLADPSLLRELVDKLPPILRLDWGHYSRTVSDVDISVYSSWLADKAYSASIVTPLNSIKAINKPGKSSSRALLNIHQKSSSTNELNCLICQQDCRTVEHCEEFANMNLKERWDAVKRSSICRTCLRAHGRKRCYIDKACGINGCIYKHHKMLHNAANDHREQMTVSQQTNLFHKNYYTSILFKIVPVVLYNNNKEIKTFAFLDDGSSISLIDEDLARELNAEGELQPLYLKWTSNTHRTENGSQKIKLEISSSSTDKRYKINLRTVSHLDLPNQSVDVERLSNKYPYLNGLPIKTYFEAKPRLLIGLDQWKLCVPLRSKEGKENQPIASKTRLGWSIYGPCTRDDKPCNRRQSFANFHICECQQNEDKNLSELFKNYIAIDTMGLNTMKTIRSHDDEAAISILEKSIYREAKHYVVPLLWKLDNKEMPDSRQMAERRLICLEKKMSKDVELYNKLNAQIEEYVRKQYARKLTKKELRSEISPVWYLPVFPVTNPNKPEKVRMVWDAAACVGNISLNSMLFSGPDIVPSLPSVLFKFRERRIAICADIKEMFHQVNIRQSDQHAQRFLWRNKTTNRVEEYIMQVMTFGSTCSPFCAQFVKNLNANKFKAKYPRAVQGITERHYVDDYLDSVDSEEEAIQLAKEVIVIHNEAGFYIRNFMSNSAKVLVSVKERAANYDHFEGSQQILPGSEKILGLWWSPRSDSFSFAIRTHNLKYNLLLENAWPTKREMLRVLMSIFDPLGLIANFLIFLKILLQEVWSSGIEWDQKILPQHYEK